AGCCCGCCAGTGGCTACTTCATGCCAGCAGTGCCTCAGGTGTGGGAATCAAAGTCTCTGTATGTTAAAGCAACTGCTCCTATTGGAAAAACCCACAGATAACCTGACTCTACAGTTCCCCTCTGCTCTGCGAAGGCTTTTCAATGTGTTAGCTtatccattttcttttaatgcttgtaactttactgttttggttcagtctcaTCGCTcacatattgaaggtaaatgggtTTTTTTGGTGGGCAAAAAAGCTTATGTCCCATACCATCCCAGCATCAAACTGTAGACCGGCAACGCAAGAGCCAGATACGTTCTACAAGAGTTTATgtagaccaaaaacagagctacgAGGAAAGGGAATGATGGATTTACATTCCCTTGTTAATACAGGTTGAAAATCAGTTAACATACTTCCTTGGTATactatttaaattaataatgcCAAGAAAGCTAAAATAATTCCCAACAATTATTTCCTCGGGGTCACCAGGCAAACTTGTGATACTTTtgtttaattataatttaatgAAATGCCACGGATTAAAAGATAGATGGTGTCATTAGGAAAGGACTTTAATGCCATGAAATCATAAATTGCACATGCCTTGTACCCACCAGGCCCAGAATAGGACTACATACTATGCACCCAATCAGCTGGCTCAAAATGCGACCCAACCCCAGATGGCAGCAGCAAGGGGGCAGAGGTCAAGGTGAGTACATCAGATGTGGAGCATCATATTTCTTCAGTTATCTCCTAACATACAAAGTTATACTGCAATGTAGCTATTTAAAACATCTCATTGTTTTTGGCTCTACTTCTGTCACTCTCAGGTGGTTACCAAGGGATACCCAGCTCACTACGTCAGCCAGGACCCCGTGCCAACCTGAGACACATGAGTCCTGGTGGCGGCACACAGGGCCCACGAGGTACGTTCACTAACAACAGCTGATTGATGCTATTAACACCACATATACAAAAGAGGTTGTCACCCCACTGACTCCTGCACCactttcctctctgctgctaGCCTCCGGCCAGGCCATGGCTCCTCGTCCATCAATGGGAGCCCCCGGCCCCCGGGCCATGCTCCTTACAAATATGCCACTGGTGTCCGTAACCCCAACCCCCAGGTGATGCAACCTATTGCCTACAGCAGGTATGAGCGAGGGACCAATCACATCATCTTGAGTTCCTATAATATCCAGCCCCCAGCTCTCTAAATATGTTCTTCCTTATGTTATCTATCCGTCCTTTCTAGGCTCAGCCAGCTGTGCACAGTCAGGGCCAGGAGCCTCTCACGGCCTCCATGCTGGCTGCTGCGCCCCCTCAGGAGCAGAAACAGATGCTTGGTAAGACTCCTGTGACATAATGAATGAACTGTAATGACTCAGTTTCTTAGTAGGTTGACTTATTCTCAATCTTTTTCTCAAACAGGTGAGCGCCTTTTCCCCCTGATTCAGTCCATGCATGCCAACCTGGCAGGAAAGATCACCGGCATGTTGCTGGAGATCGACAACTCTGAACTGCTGCATATGCTCGAGTCCCATGAGTCTCTGCGCTCAAAGGTACTTGGCTAGCTCCATCTTTGCAACAATGTCACACTGAACTGTTTGTTTATCCATATACATGTGTCATTATTCATGTTTGATGTTATATCTGCACAAGGTGGAAGAAGCCGTCGCTGTGCTACAAGCCCACCAGGCAAAGAAAGATGCGACTCAAAAAGTGGGCAGCATAGCTACTACTGTTTCTGCTGCCACAGCCTGAAGACTGCCTGCTGTATTGAATTGGTATGATTAAACATAATCAGTCAAGCTATTCATACATCATTTTATTGTGGTAGTAATTAAATGTCATTATGTTGTTTCCGGGTgcagagagatgcagagagacacacactacactgactcCAAACACCCGACTCCTCTTAAGAATCAGCaataaggaagaaaaaaaaaagaggaaaatataatgaaaaaataatacttgaatattttgaaatatattaCAGTTCATCATTTTTCTAGTTCTGTAAAACTTACTAAAAGCAATTATGCAAATGAATCTTGAAAGAAGGTCTTTCAAAGTGTGGCAAAGGTGAGAAACTGTTCCTTTTCTttgctttacattttaatgtttgatttgaaatgatggACTCTTCCCTCCTATCATGTTATCATGGGTGTGTGGTATTCTCAATAAAAAGATGATATATCAAGGTTTACGACTGTTGTGTTACTTTAATGCTTACATATAATCTACTGTATTCAGTTTCAAGTGTGTATCTGACACACGTACCTGTCAGTAATGCACAGAGGAGGCCAAAAGCCAGACTAAAGGGCACTTTAGGAGTGGCAAACAATTTATAGCTGAGCATCATATGCGTGTCTGGGCTACATTGGTATCATTAAGGGTGTTCCATGATAGACAGATGATTGATACAAGCAAcataagagaaaagaaaacatacaatttatttttaataggaGGGGAAAGTGTTTCCCTCTCCCAGATTATCACTTAAAGATGTTGTCACTGAGGTTTTGCATATAAACCTCCAGGTCAAAACTATTGTTATTGACATGAACTCAGGTCAAAGGGTGGCCAGCCAGCTCTGAACAAGCACTTTTGCATGATATGATATTAAGTACCTAATGATAGATGCATACAATTATGTAAATAAGAACaatttaatgttaaaatgaaaatacaattttataGGTATCACCTTTATGGTCAAACAGTCATTTTCAAATTATCCTGTTTATAGGATATATGTAACTCTTTCTAAAAGCTTTTCCAAATGTCATCCCTTCCTCTTGTCATTCTTCTTTAAGTCAGCGTGACAAGACAGTGTTTATTTATAAATCTCCTTTAGAAATGTGATGCTGGTGATCCttttaatatgaaaaaagaacaacaaaataagGTATAAAGGTGCAATTGGAGCGATGACAGATTTATCCAACAGGTGGCACTCGAGGAAACCTGATCATTTGGGAGGCGGGCTACAGCCTCTCTGCACCAATGGGAAGCGGCCGGGGTCAAAGTTGAAGGGTTACATCCAATATGGCGGCTAACAAACGAGTGCTGTATGTTGGTAAGTTAATGTTACTTTTCTTAAAAATACGTTGAAATGACATCGTTTAAGTAAACTTAGCTGACGTGGTAAAGATATTACATTGTAAATTATTAAACGAGACGCAACCAACTATCTATAAAGTGCACATAATACGACAAATAAACTCCGATAGAAAGTTCCAGCCGGTGAAACATGAAAGCGTCACTTTGAAACATGGCAACGTCGCTGATTTTAACCTCCGCAGTGTTCGCGACCACATGACGAAAGCGGGCCGCGTGGATGTTAAATAACGTGTGTCGTTGTGTCTCCGTCAGGTGGCCTGGCCGAGGAGGTGGACGAGAAGGTTTTACATGCAGCTTTTATCCCGTTTGGAGACATCACAGACATCCAGATACCATTAGACTATGAAACGGGTGCGAGTTTCTGCCATTGGCTGTTTCTATGGGACATTTAATGACTGTGGGTAAAGTGAACATTAATCCGAAATAACGCGTCTTGTGTTCTGTTTTCAGAAAAGCACAGAGGATTTGCCTTCATTGAGTTTGAAATGGGAGAGGTACGTGAAGTGCACACTAAAGGCTGCAGTTTGAGCATCTTCATGGATTTAAAAGTGGTTACTATAACCTGAATAAGATTATAGTCTGTGTCTaattcagtgtgtttgtgttattgagaGAGATGTTGACATGTACCTGAACTGAGCTACACCACTATCTAATTTATAACCGGATTTAGCAACGCACAGTCATCCATCTGCTTGCTTATGAATATACTTTTATGTACAGCAATGAAACAGATAACATGCACTTAGTGTACACCATATTAGCAACACAAGAGAACAATTGTGTTTTGATGTGTAAGAGGGGGTCATCCGCAGATATTTATGGCTGTTCTTTAGCATTTTGAATTGAATATGGCATCCTTAATACATTGTTTCCTTGGCTTGCGGTTTTATTTGGATAAAGGTCTGACTGGGGAATTCCATGTACACTTTGTTGGTAACTAACATATTGTGTGGATTTGAATGGTGATTATTTCTGAGCTCATAACCTATTTATGGCCTTTGTCTTCTGTAGGATGCTGCGGCGGCTATTGATAACATGGTAAGTGGATCACGTTGCCGCACATTCACGTTGGTGAAGTTTTCTTCCGGTTTCTGAGAACCAGCTGTTGTGAATTTACCCGAAAGGTCCAAAATTAGTTTTCTGCTTTAATGTTGGTTTTCTCTGCTAGAATGAGTCTGAGCTTTTTGGACGAACTATCCGGGTCAACACCGCCAAGCCCATGAGAATCAAAGAAGGTTCTTCTCGACCAGGTAAATTAGGGGGAAAAACTATTTTTATAGAGGCTATAAGTTTAAGTGATTACAATCTGTGATCACGATTTTAACGCTGCTTTTCTGTCAGTGTGGTCGGACGATGACTGGCTGAAAAAGTTCTCAGGGAAGACCGCAGAAGAGGCTGATGGGGAGGCAGCGGCTGGAGAAGCCACTAACACTGCAACACAGGAGGTAAGATGGCTTTTTTCCCTAAATGGTGGCTCTGATTCCTAACTATGTTAAGTTAGTGACACAGGTATGATATTTTTGTGCAGGATGAGCCTCCGGCTAAAAAGGGCAGAGTTAATCCTCAGGTCTACATGGACATTAAGATTGGAAATAAGCCAGCCGGCAAACTACGCTTCCTCCTTCGGGCAGACATCGTTCCCATGACCGCAGGTGTGTATGTTGTAGGGCTCTGTTAAAATTAGATACTGCAGCTGCACAATATTTAGGATCGCTTGCATGAAGAATTAACACGAAAATGACACATTATACAGTATAATCTCCCTTTAGTAACACCGGCCTCTTTTCTTACATCCCATGTAGAGAACTTCCGCTGCCTGTGCACGCATGAGAAGGGCTTTGGCTTCAAGGGAAGCAGCTTTCATCGCATCATCCCTCAGTTTATGTGCCAAGGAGGTGACTTCACCAACCACAATGGCACCGGCGGCAAGTCCATCTACGGCCGGAAGTTTGATGATGAAAACTTTGTCCTCAAACACACGGCGCCAGGTGAGGAGTCATGCATGGAGTATGTGTTGGTGGTCATCATGATTTACGTTCACTATTAGATAAACAGTGGATAACTGGCCAAACCGGGTCTCTCTTGTGCTCACAGGGCAGCTCTCGATGGCCAACTCCGGGGCAAACACTAATGGCTCTCAGTTCTTCATCACCAATGACAAAACAGACTGGCTTGATGGAAAACACGTGGTGTTTGGAGATCTTGTGGAGGGGATGGATGTGCTCCGTGCAATGGAGGTAAGTGTGAAAAGTGTTCACTGCTAGTGCAAAATATTAGTTTTATAAAATACAATCACATGTTTCTATCCTTAGAAGTTATTCCAGTGGTAGTGAAGGCtttaaaatcatcatcatcatcatcatcatcatcatcatcatcatcaacaacaaaccTCAAATATTACCCAGTGTGTTCTTTAAATGTAAACATCACTATTGCTGCAcgtaaataaaacatgcatttgtaCAAAATTAACTAACCGACATTAGTAGAGTCTGCTGGTTTACCAAATGTGATTCATATTTAGGGATGATgtgaggtttattttattttgagtttttccAATTTGCAAAATACACATACaagaaaaaaggagggaagAAAATCAGGAACCCAAAtctcccccacccacccaaaaAAGAGGCCATTGCAATACCCACTGCTAATGCAACAATATGTCCAGAAGAGTATTCAGGAACCAGATAAAACAAAGAACAGTCACAGAGagacaatgaatgaatgaatgaagataGAAACACAGTCTGTTAGTTGTACTGTAGCTAGTCGGAGCAAGCGTGGGGTATTCAATGGTTCTCAGGACACACACCTGCATATTAATGCACTTGTTTGACACCCTGCCTCCTAATATAATCCACAAGTcgttgaaaatatatatacatgtataacaTCTACAGTTATACATAGAGTATCTTATCTCTAAAAACTGATAATCATATCATTGCGCCATTATTTTATAACAAGTGGGGGACGATGATTTCAATGTTATCTAGATTATAATTGCACTGTGAAATGTGGAACGCAAACATCAATCTGGGCTTTATGTAAAATTGATAAGCGTTGGTTATATTGTAATAAAAGCATGTAGAAGTTTAAAACAATCGGGCTGAATTATGGCAAGAAATTGCTGTATCTTATTGAATGTGCTTTTTTCCCCTGCAGGCTGAGGGAAATAAGGATGGAAAGCCGAAGCAGAAAGTCATCATCTCCGACTGTGGAGAATTGGtgtgaacaaaaaagaaatgtgtgcttGTCTGTATGTATCAGTGGTATGTCTGAGAGCACAAGTGTGTTCATGGTCTTTTGTACTTTAGGCACACATCATCTGCCATGTAAATATttcaataaacattgtttttttataaagaagCAACAACTTGATGCCTTTTTTACtttgtacaaataaaatgttacattgaTCCACTGATTGTTGGTTCAACCCTTTTATAACTGCACCTATTTAGTGACCTActtaaagattattattattatttttaaattcgGTAACATTCTAAGTCAATGTTTTCAGGATTTGTAATAAAATAgttataaacacatttattttcagataTAAAATCTGTGTTGGTTCATTAGAGGTAGatcacgtatatatatatatatatatatatatatataaatagataatgGGGTTCGTGCACATTATGAAAGTATCACGTGCCGAGTTTGAACTAACTtctatacattatatacatttataacaaACAAACGTcgcccttcctcctcaccttatTGGACAAACCCGTATTCGGTGCGGTGGAGCTGCCACACCTGAGCAGGTTGAGTGGAGAGCCGACAGCAGCAGACTCCGCCCCCTCCACTCCCGTCCCGTTGAGTAATCTCTTGAGAGTCTCATCGGTGAGGTTCATCCAGCAGAGCCTGCTCCTCCGCTCCGACACTGGACCGCATCGGCAGCCTTACTACTGTAAGTATTCCAAACTCCACGTAGAGCACCGAGTCGGACAGAAACGCGAACTTGTTTAATGTTTCCGGTTAAGAGGTAATAGACCGGGATGTCGGGGATACGCGCAcggaatgaagaaaaaaagaaaacagcgtTTCCCGTCGTCGCTGGAAGTGAATGTCTGATTGAGTGAGATTTGCCGGACTGCGTTTTAGCTCACAGATGCATAAAAAAGTTTCTGCTTTTTGATAAAGtcttttgtcaaataaaaggtTGGGTGCCCTTTTATGTGCTCATTTTGCTCCCATTTCTTCTTATTTAGTTTGCGTCACCACGTGAATGTATCCGTTAATGATGACCCGGTTCTACCGCACtccgtttgttgttgttgttgttgtctcagcCGTCTTCTACATCTGTGTTATATCtgatggttttctttttgtctcaggCTGGTAGATACCTTAGTTTTGTCTGTGCCGTTTTAACTGTAAAGAGCTTCCTCTGTCTTCCATCAGCAGGAAGAGAAGACAGGCTGTGAACACACCTCGTCATGAACTGGGCATTCCTCCAGGGCCTCCTCAGTGGGGTGAACAAGTACTCCACAGCCTTCGGCCGAGTTTGGCTCTCTATCGTTTTCCTCTTTCGGGTCATGGTGTTTGTAGTCGCGGCGGAGAAGGTATGGGGCGACGAACAGAAAGACTTCAAATGCAACACGGCTCAGCCCGGGTGCCACAACGTCTGCTACGACCACTTCTTCCCCGTCTCCCACGTCCGGCTGTGGGCCCTGCAGCTCATCTTCGTCACCTGCCCCTCTCTGCTGGTGGTGATGCACGTGGCGTACAGGGATGACCGGGAACGGAAACACCGGCTCAAGAACGGCGAGAACTGCCGCCGCCTCTACAAGAACACGGGCAAGAAGCGCGGCGGCCTGTGGTGGACCTACGTCCTCACTTTGGTCTTCAAAATAGCTGTGGACACCACCTTCGTCTACCTCGTCTACCACATCTACGAGGGTTACGACTTCCCCTCGCTCATCAAGTGTGAAGAGAAGCCCTGCCCCAACAAGGTGGACTGCTTCATCGCTCGGCCCACTGAGAAGCGGATCTTCACCATCTTCATGGTGGTCACCAGCCTGGcctgcatccttctctccaTTTTTGAAATCCTCTACCTGGTGGGCAAACGCTGCTGCGAATGCTTCACAACTCTCCACCACTCTCGCCACCCTATGACCAACACGAACACGCTGTCCAGTGCAGCCAACCTGATGGAGTCCAGCACGCTCAAGGTGACGGGCAAGACCTCCCCTGATACGCCTGCTCCTTCATACAGCGTCGCCATATCTTGAGGTCCGGAGAGTGAAGGCAAAGACTTAATGAAGAACAATGTTGTGGGAAGGGAAATATgacccccccttcctcctctccacaggGGACTTCCTTAAAAGACTTGTCGACAGACATTTGAGTGCTCAGAGACTACACTACAATAGAGGTAGTTCTTTAATGTTACTGTGTCCACATGTCAAAGAATTGGAAATTCTGGACCACAAGACATATGTGTCATTGATCTGGAATGTGCTCACTGTGGTGGGGTTCGGGTCAGAGTATTTACAGAGAtctattttccttttcctttttttctacaGCCCTTTCAAAGAAAAAGCCAGTTTGTGTGATTTCAATGTGGCCTTGAGACCAATTACATGAGTCACTCGGTAGTTTGGCGATGGTTTTACAAACACATGTGGTTCCGTGTGTAAAGTTTTCCTTCTGCTCTGTGCCCAACCTGGAAACGTTTAGTCCAAGCGGTACTCTGGTTTTTCCCGTTCGCTCACTCCTCCATGTCTGACTCTTTGTGAATACTATAATTTATCAAAAGGTCTGAAAGATTGTGCTGTCCTGTATGTTATTGTTCTGAGCTATGAAGTCCAAATGCAGTGCTGTAAACACAGTCGTTTATAATATCAGGAGGTTCATATTTCACACCGCCAAGGTGCAGTGTGGCTGCATAGTTGTTaataatattttacattaaagatgatcatttaaaaatgtgctgcttttttcttcttctccccacTCCATAACATCAAGGAAGTCAATGTAGAGAGGTACATGCACAGCAGTGCATACTGCATTAAAATCACAACCAGTACTGGACTGCTCTGTCGCAAGGAGCAGCGCCCTCATTGTTTATGTCGACTGGTACTTGAAGGGCGGAGGAGGagtccccccacccctcagTTTGAATCATCTGGGCTGACGGGCACGGACCCACCCAGTGCAGGAATGTGTCGGTCTGTGCAACCTCTGAATGGATCTTTACTTGATCCTTTTAACACATATTTGTTGTGCCAGTCAGGTACCATCTGTTTGCTCTGCTGGattgtttgtgaagacgctgAAACGTGTCTTCAGGGAGGAGAGTAAATCTAGTCTGCGCTGCTCAGAGCAATAAAGAATGATATtataaaaagtcaaacaatGAAAAGATCATCTCCAGGCACCGCTATTCACAGATTTCATTGGAACCGTTAATATCTATTTCAGTATAGTTCCGATGAACTCTGTTAACGGGAGAGGTCTGTGGCTTATCATGATAACTAGGGGAGGGATTTGGGTTAAGACAAGCTGCTGGAATGTCGTTCCTCACTTCCTCTGTATTAGGGTGGCAGCAGAAATGTTACAGATGGACATCTGAATCCCCAAAAAGGAAgtggaacattttattttgcgcGTCATTTGAGATTTAAGAGAATTTAATTGTCAGCCCAAGTACACAGTGGGGATGGCATTTCCAATCTCTGGTGCCAATGCTATACAATTAATGAAG
The genomic region above belongs to Cyclopterus lumpus isolate fCycLum1 chromosome 22, fCycLum1.pri, whole genome shotgun sequence and contains:
- the cx34.4 gene encoding connexin 34.4 — translated: MNWAFLQGLLSGVNKYSTAFGRVWLSIVFLFRVMVFVVAAEKVWGDEQKDFKCNTAQPGCHNVCYDHFFPVSHVRLWALQLIFVTCPSLLVVMHVAYRDDRERKHRLKNGENCRRLYKNTGKKRGGLWWTYVLTLVFKIAVDTTFVYLVYHIYEGYDFPSLIKCEEKPCPNKVDCFIARPTEKRIFTIFMVVTSLACILLSIFEILYLVGKRCCECFTTLHHSRHPMTNTNTLSSAANLMESSTLKVTGKTSPDTPAPSYSVAIS
- the ppie gene encoding peptidyl-prolyl cis-trans isomerase E, whose product is MAANKRVLYVGGLAEEVDEKVLHAAFIPFGDITDIQIPLDYETEKHRGFAFIEFEMGEDAAAAIDNMNESELFGRTIRVNTAKPMRIKEGSSRPVWSDDDWLKKFSGKTAEEADGEAAAGEATNTATQEDEPPAKKGRVNPQVYMDIKIGNKPAGKLRFLLRADIVPMTAENFRCLCTHEKGFGFKGSSFHRIIPQFMCQGGDFTNHNGTGGKSIYGRKFDDENFVLKHTAPGQLSMANSGANTNGSQFFITNDKTDWLDGKHVVFGDLVEGMDVLRAMEAEGNKDGKPKQKVIISDCGELV